Part of the Ostrinia nubilalis chromosome 25, ilOstNubi1.1, whole genome shotgun sequence genome is shown below.
caataaccttttcgaatgtattaaaaccgaacatgacaaagtttttactgtaaagccattaaaaccaaataccaaatctaagtttagtgactgggctactaagggaatatacaaaagtcgaaatacgttatatgagctttatggcataaaaaagtataataatagtatatcttttcttgagcatgtgaaaaagtattcaaaaatttttaagaaagtttgcttcatggctaagtctttttatattcgggacaagataggaaacgccagtaataaaataaaagaaacttggaatgttatcaaccgagagactggtaaactaaaaccaagagataatgacttttctctcaaagttcacgataatttgatatctgcagataaagatgtagcagaagcttttaacaaattttttgttaatatagcttcagcaacaactgccaacttaaagtcatctccctccgaggctgaagaaatattgaaaacccacgtgacaccctgtgactcgcacttctcttttaaacatattactccattagatatcactaaaacttttaatcttttaaatgtaaagagtacaactgatatctggggcatctctgtcaagatagtcaaacacattattgatataatttccccacagttagcgataatattcaataattgcatagagaagggaatcttccccgacctcatgaaacacagtagactaatgccattatttaagtctggtagcaaaaccgaccctggcaattatagacccatttctatcttgcccgccttgagcaagatttttgaaaaaatcatacaggagcaacttatgattcactttggctctaataaactatttcatagtgaacaatatggttttaccaagggtcgttccaccaccgatgccggggttgcactacttaaacatatcttcgaggcttgggaaaattctcaaaatgcactaggggtcttctgtgatctctcaaaagcttttgactgcgtagaacatcaaacgctaattcgcaaactgcactattatggggtaaaggactcggctttggatttaatacaatcctatttaaagtttagagttcaaaaagtcgacataaatggtgttttgtcttctgggtcacctgtgaaaatgggagttccgcaggggtccattctgggtccattcttgtttcttatatacattaatgatctaccatattttgttaaagactcttgcgaaatcgtgttatttgctgatgacacatctttgatttttaatattgatagaagtaaaaataactttgacgatgtaaataatgcactaacaagagttttaagttggttcactacaaataatctacaactgaatgcaaagaaaacaaaatgtataaaattctctttgcctaacgtaaaaacagttagtacccaaatagaacttaataataatgcaatcgatctggtagaatctactgtatttctgggaattaccctggattcaaaactccagtggggctcccatatagaaactctggcgggaaagctcagctcagcggcttttgcaataaaaaggatacggtcattaaccgatgtttcaacagctcgcttagtctactttagctactttcatagcctaatgtcatatggaatcatgctatggggcaaagctgcagattttgaaacaatatttattctgcaaaaacgtgccataagatacttgtataaaatgaaagcaagagcgtcccttagagaattgtttaaagaaattggcattctcacggccgcttcacaatacatcttaaactgtattctatttattcaacaaaatattaatgatttcaaaaagaaaagtgatattcaccaaatcaatactagaaataaaaataaattggctatacccgcttttagacttaataaagtgtttgccacctttatgggacaaggtatccatttttataacaaagtccctgataaatataaagagctaccgtataataaatttaaaggtatagttaaagatcacatgcttaaaaaagcctattatacaactcgagattttcttaatgataagtcatcctgggagtaggattatggtcctctcatgctcgcactaaaaagaattaaaatcgtgctatgaaaagtaatgtataaaataatctaattttctaaaatgttatagtgtcatgcttctcaatctggactgttacttagctttattattcgttttttttttctctaagagataacttggtattgtcattctcactaaaatgtctctggggtggtggcgtagtgaggcgggtcgttacattccctctaatatggtcgagtgaagcgatggctggttcactcgtcatgtctgtgaacaggcgctgctttcggggactggtcaatccaagttattccaacttatgtatgcgagtcatttctactagtatttgagtatgtaatctgtaagtctagatattagcacgtcactaccttgtttaatatgccacgcaattttgtatacccattcttataagatacactatacaagaatgcatggtaaattcagtgaactgctcctgaatcgaatgtacctactactgctatttctatttatttatattaaccggcagacagtggtgactgagtttgttgcggcgcttcttctcagcacttgccaaatgttggtctcgaagcgctggtagggtaaaaagattatgagacatgtagaggctccttaagagcaaaatgacgatttgtaagaactatttattagtctaaacaaataaagaaaattttgactttgactttgactttgaacttGGTTACATAATAGTTACAAAATATGTTAAATAATAAGATCAGTGTTATAAAATATCCCGAAGCTCAGTTTGCCTCTtggcataggcctcctccaacgaTTTCCATTGGGACCTGTCACGTGCTACCCTTCTCCAATAGTGTCCAACTGTGAGTTTTAGGTCGTCTTCCCATCTTGTTTGTTGCCGACCTCTACTTCTCTTTCCATCCCTGGGATACCAGTCAGTGACGCTTTTACACCATTTTTCTTCTGGGTCCCGGATCATGTGACCTGCCCATCTCCATTTTTGTTGGTCTATTCGGGTAATTATGTCGACAACTTTGGTTTTTTCTCTTATTGTGCTACTTCTCACTCTGTCCTGCTTCTTTATTCCTATTAGGCTTCTCTCCATGGCTCTCTGGCATCGTTCCAACTTTTCTCTGTGGTGTTTGGTGAGGGCCCAGGTTTCGCAGCCATATGTGATGACAGGAAGTATGCATGTGTTGAAGACTTTCCTTTTTATTTGCATGCTTAGCTCTTTGGATTTCAGGACTTCCTTCAGAGACCAAAACTTCTTCCATCCGTTTGCTATTCTTCGTTCAATTTCCTTAGTGGTTTGATCTTTGTGCGATATTAACTGTCCTAAGTAGATGTAGTCTGACACATATGCAAGCGGTTGGTTGTCGATTTTTATTTCTACCCCATGGAATTGCTAAACTTAAAATACAGTGACAGTGTAACTGCCTATTGccggtcatgtcatctcgttctatcacaaagaatcaccatttgatgagagcgagagcaaaaacggaaaaggatagtaacactgtggccgtgtgtacctaCCGTAATTTGTTCTTACCACTTTCGAATTCAAAATTAGGTAAAGCTGCAATAAAATTGACGTAGAGTGATGCAAAAAAGTAATATCGTTTAGAGTTAAGTCTAAACTCCAGCCAGACTACTAAAATTTTTTGCTAATTATTtagcttttaaaaaaaatttgctGATACTGAAGCGTTTTATATCTATTTTCCATTTCAGCTGCTGTTCCCTCTATAGCGGGCTTGCTGGGAAGCATGCTTGTGTCAATCGCGATGGCCTGCCTGGGTCGGAAGCTCAGTCAAATAGCCAGTATTCTTGCCTCGATCATCGGCTGGCTGGCCGTCTACTTCGCCAAGGACATCACCCTGCTCCTCATAGGCCGTTTTTTCAAAGGACTTTCTATGGGATCGAGCTTGATCCTCGTCCCGATTTTGGTTGGAGAATACGCCAGTCCAAAATATAGAGGATCATTCTTAATGTTCACGGGACTATTGTCAGCCCTCAACGTTCTCTTGGCTCATGGCACAGGCCTGTACCTGCACTGGCGAACAAACGCCATCATAGGAGCAGGTCTGGCAATCGCCAATTTACCTGTTGCAATCCTCTCTCCTGAAACACCCAGTTGGTTGATAACAAGGAAGAAATACGACGAGTGCCAACGCGCCTTCAGGTGGCTTCGAGGTaacgacgaagaagaagaattagCAAATATGATAAAAGCAAGCGAAATCACACACCAGTTGAAACTTGGAAGAAAATTCAAATCCAAAATGACGATCAgagaaaaaattataaaactcAAAAGTATTATAGTGAAGAAAGAGTTCTACAAACCAATATTCATCATGATCCATGTGTATACCGTAGGGCAGTGGGCTGGGAGTCATTTATTGAACACTTATGTATTTGATCTCATAGAAAACATTACAGGAAAAGGTTATAATGAGCACGCATTAGGCTTGAACATCAATAGACTCCTTGGTGCTGCTCTAGCTATATGGATAATAATGAAAACGAagagaaaaaattttttttttgtgttttctgCGTTAAACGCTGTAGTTTTGCTCGTCATCGCCGCGTATACGTATTGGAAATCGAAAAGTGATTCTGTGTTGACATCTCCAACAGTGGGCATTGTTCTGATGCATCTTCAGATGCTTTTCGTGACATCTTGCACTCTGCCGATGCCGTATGTCATAGCAGGGGAAATATTTCCCCTGAGGTATAAAAGTATAGCGGGTGGTTTTACTTTTATACTGATATCGATAAATACGGTGGTGTACCTGAAGTCTTTTCCATATCTGATGAATAGCATAGGAATATATGGAGCTTACACCCTGTATGCTGGCATAATGATATACTGTCTGCTGATGGTGTACTTTTATATGCCAGAGACAAAAGATAGGACGTTGCAGGAGATAGAAGAAGAGGTGGTTGGGAAACCCTTGAAGTTGAAGGAATTGAAATCTGTTCAGTCATTAATTATTGAGCCTGTGAAAAAGGATCAAAAGGATTAAACTAATGCACCCTCTTCGGTGCTTATCTCAAACACATAAAATATGTGGTTTTACCTACTTAccaaagtcatcatcatcatcatcatcatttcagccacaggacgtccactgctgaacataggcctcccccaatgacttccacgtcgcacggttggtagcggcctgcatccagcgccttcccgctaccttcacgGTAcggacggatcagcaagctgaagtggcagtgggctgggcacatagtacgcagaactgacggccgatggggcagcaaggttctggaatggaggccacgtaccggaaaacgcagcgtgggacgtccacccacaaggtggaccgacgaccttaccAAAGTcatgtcgcaaaaaaatatattttatatttatattattcagtATTGTGTAGatcagaaagaaagaaacattttgttACCACGGTAAATAACAATGCAAACACAATACCTAATAAATACCTGTGATATTTCAATGTGAATTTATATTTGTTTGTAATAAACACGTGGAGAGTTAGGTACCTGTAAATGTCAATCAAGTTACTGGACATAATAATATCCTTTCCGTAGTTCATAATTAAGTTTGTTTTCTTTGATTGTTTTAATTCTAAATCAATTGTAAACAGTCATTAATTTGTGTTTCGCTGAAAATGTTAACGCATAGGTTAGCGGCGATTGAAAGATTACTAACGCACTCTCTACAATCTCCACGTCTTATTTTCACCAATTTATGTAGAGCCTAAATTCATAATTATGCACtcgtatgtacgagtatgtacttaTTGTA
Proteins encoded:
- the LOC135084176 gene encoding facilitated trehalose transporter Tret1-like, which translates into the protein MVSTFVKQCFVTTGASVHMASSTLIMAYTSGLVVQLRKPDSEIPVDQALESWIAAVPSIAGLLGSMLVSIAMACLGRKLSQIASILASIIGWLAVYFAKDITLLLIGRFFKGLSMGSSLILVPILVGEYASPKYRGSFLMFTGLLSALNVLLAHGTGLYLHWRTNAIIGAGLAIANLPVAILSPETPSWLITRKKYDECQRAFRWLRGNDEEEELANMIKASEITHQLKLGRKFKSKMTIREKIIKLKSIIVKKEFYKPIFIMIHVYTVGQWAGSHLLNTYVFDLIENITGKGYNEHALGLNINRLLGAALAIWIIMKTKRKNFFFVFSALNAVVLLVIAAYTYWKSKSDSVLTSPTVGIVLMHLQMLFVTSCTLPMPYVIAGEIFPLRYKSIAGGFTFILISINTVVYLKSFPYLMNSIGIYGAYTLYAGIMIYCLLMVYFYMPETKDRTLQEIEEEVVGKPLKLKELKSVQSLIIEPVKKDQKD